TACCCCCACCCCCGTCAGCCGGCGGTCCAGCGCAAGCCAAATCTCCGCCGCCACCTATCAAAGCACCAGCTTACCCGACAAATATCGCTCCTCCTAAGGCGTCACCGCATTTCCCTTCGGCCGTTCCACAACATCATGGCAACCCCATCTCTCACTCCCCTGCCCCTTACGGCCAGTACATGCCTCCAGGAACCGGCGTGTCGTAcatcccatcccagtccTTCCAGCAAGGCGCTGCCGCGCCACTTTCGGAGGGCTATAACCCGATGGCATATCCGGTCCCCGCTTCATCCATGTCACCTCCCCCAAGTCAGCATTTCTACTCCCCAGCACCTACTCCGTTCTACACCAGCCCAACCCCACCTGTGCCCTCGAGCCAATACATGCCGCAAGGCTAtgttccgccgccgccgcctccccGACCTCAACAGACCACCTATCCACCTTCTGCGGGCCCATTCCCCTCAGGTCCTGGCGGATACGCTCAAAGCAGGCCATATGGGAGCAGCCAACACAATAAAACCCACTCACAGTCGTCTCCGCAATCAGgcttcccctcttcttcctcatcaactACTCCCGATCCTTGGGCTGGTTTGAATGCCTGGAAATAAGCGGCTTCTCTCTGCAGATATCTTCTTCTATTTTCCCGGAATAATGAAGAACTACGATAGATTTACGTATGAATGTATCCAGTATCATATTTTGATGTTGACATTCAACTGTACCACTGTACCTCTTGCATTACAGCGTTCGCGAACCATTCGTACTTTAAAATATCCTTTCTCCTCATTTAAGTTTATTTACTTTCCTAGCTCGCATCTCTAGTTCGATTACGGAATCTCCTTTCCCAATCTATATAGCTCCGTGTTTCAAGAGTTTTTGGTAGGTATAGAACTTAGTAGTTAAAGTGTACGAAGTTAACAGGACTTTGTTTGCCGTTGTTTATCAACTACCAATCACCTGCTTGTTTGTTACCCAGAGACCAAATCGGCTATCAGAAGTCTTGATATAAACACTACAGGTATAGGGTCCGAGTTCAaacactatatatatatatatccataaTAATTGGATTCCATAGTAGTTGGATGGCCAATACATTGATAAAGCattgatggaagagatatAAATTGTAAATGTCAATCCCGCACAACTCCAGTGAATAATATCGAAATACACCGGGATaacaaaaggaaagaagaggagacgTCGAAAAGTGTCAAGAAAGAACCAACAATGGGTATCATAATAGAAGGGAGAATTCGGTGATACAAGGCTGCCAGAACCAAGAAATAACCCAGCCGAATAAATGTTGTAGCAGAACCCCATATTTTACACAGGGCGACATTACGCCGAAACCGACCGAGCGCCAGACAAGACCGAACTGGGAAACAAAGACCTAGACATAAACGCAGAGATTTGATTTGGCGCATTCATGGCTGGAATTTCAGTCGGAAATGCCGCCCTCGGCCCTCTTCGCGGACTTTGTATAGAAATCGTGCAATGGCTTCCTGCTCCACAAGACCGGCGCTGTTGAAGTGTTTGCGGACGGCCGTGGCGAGCTGGTTCTTGCCTACTCGGTCTTGTCCGACGATATGGTTCAAGGCGCCCTTTCCATCAAGCGAGCTGGGTTTCTTTGGCGGGTTGCGAGGAGGGCTCCCGCCGCTACCATTGGGGCGGCTGCGGTTATGGTGCTGGCTCCTCGACGAGCCATTCATCTGGTTCGAGTCATGTGCACGCTGGGCCGCAATAGCTGTTGGTGATCGTAAGCCGATGCCTCGCGAAAGGAGGTTATGTGCGTATTCGGTGGAGTGTGCGCTAGGGCAGGGCAATTTGTAGGCGTGTCGGTAGGAGTGGAGGAACTCGAGAGGCATGTCTGGCCAGGGAATCTAGAAGACAGAATAAATTGTCAGCAATAAGAAGCATGATTCAAGATGCATCAGGAGGATAGAAGATCGGGTGTTCATGGGAAGTGAGATTTTCGGACTATCCAACAACGTACTCTTGGGAGATTGTCCAGCTGCTCTCCTTGTGTAGCGGGAGCGCTGGTAACATTGGTAGAGGCTTTAACCTCTCGAGAAACAGAAGTCGTTCCGATACCATTAACggctttctttgctttcgaTGTTGCAGCCTTGAGCTCCTTTGTCGTCGTGCTGGAAGCTTCGGACCGTGAGTCGTCCTGAGCAGCGGTGTTTCGTTGGCGCGGGGGCGCCATGACTCCGAGATGAGAAGTTTTCGACGGCTCAGTGGAGAGAAGGACGTGAAAATTCGAAACCGCCGCGGGCGCGGAAGAGTGAAGGAGGGTCGATTGAAAGCAGTAACTACAATTGAAGCACAGGGTAAGCGAGTGTGGCTTTCATGGCCGTTGAGAGCCTGGATGAGGAACTTTTTTGGCTTTGGCCCCCGGGCATTTCTGGGCGGCAAGACGCGGCAGAATCTCATGGCGCgacatcatcgccgtcgCCCAATGCGGTAATATGACGAAAGCCGCATTCCGCTAGATAAGAGCCGCTTCTCCATCGTTCTCCTCTCTTGTACGATTGGGAGGTCGCCCATCGTGAACCAGGCTGCGCATTGTCTAGAGTGTGATATTGGGACAGAAGGCATCCGGCTGGGAACTTATGACAGCCCATCATCGTACGtatggagactggagacgaTAGGATAAGATCGGGGATGTGGTTCAGGAACCAAGAGATGACTTATCCTATGACTAGTGTGGAGTAAAAACTTATGCTGACAACTGGCAGATGAGAAGTCTCCCAACCTCACGTCTCGACTTGGAATATAcaaattttttaaaaagtcAAGATAGACGATCAGGGCAAGCTTTCGTGCTTCAAGGTCCTAGTATATCACGTGTGTGTGCAAGTGATTGTCTTTGAATCCGAAGAATCTTGCGTGCATCCGTCTCATCCCTTCGGAATCAAGAGCCGTCACGCCATTTGAGATCTGGATGGAGCCAACTGATTTTTTCTGTTCACCGCTATCTTAGATGCGATATCCACAGGACCCATCTCAAGAGTAGGTTTCAGCCTCGGAGAAAAGTCTTCATCAGCGCAACAAGATCATCTTTCACTGCTGGGGGCCGTAATTCTTGTGATGGAGCTCGCCTTCATGAGCCATATTTCGAGTCGGGAGGCAACAGTGAAGATTTTTTGCAGATACCGAGGTTCAACCGCTCTATGCACTGTGGATAGTTACACAGCTTGCTTAAAACAGTAATCCGACTGTAAACAATGCTAGGAATAATCACAAGCAAACGATTAGGAATTTAGGGCTGTCGGCCCTCGAGCCTCCTCTCTCCCCGTCTCCCCCTGGTTATATGACTACGTACCGGTGATAGTAACACCAACACCGGCTCAGTTTCCTTCTCAAGTCGAGCtcagaccaccaccacgggATTCGGGATAGAGTCGGCAGAGATGGACGAGGTTTCGGGACGGCAATGCCGAGGGAAATTCTGGCCAGGCCCGCGGGCTTTCACCCCTCAAGGAGCAAGTCGTGGAGAAGAGCCTGGCAGACTGGGGCCTTGGGCGGACAATGTCCGGAAAGAAAACCCGCTGGCAATCCGCCCCTCTTCACCGAGGCACACTTTGGGAGTGCCTATTTTGCGAAATAGGAGGGCCTTAGATAAGCAGGCTTATCCTCTCCGCAATCACACCACTGAGCTTGACAAGTCGCATCACGCCCCTGCCAGCCCTGGCTGGGCCCCGACATTCTCCCGACATTTCCCGAATCTATTGCATCGATCCAAGTAGTCTCCTGTTGACTTTCTCGTTGATCTCGGGCGGAGTTTACTCCCGTAGAGAACGGAGAATTGACGCAATAGACTTCACATGTGCCATGAATATTGCAAAATAGCCCGCGCAATTGTTGTTCAGCGTACAAGGTGATGGACTCAGGACTGTGATCCAGACCCCATCGGCGGGAGATTGGCATCTCGAAACGCGGCCACGCACGCCACTAAGGCAGAACCATGTCTCAACTTCTGGGCGAGCTAACTGAGCTAATAAGGAGATGCACATTTTTAGCATGACGCCATAATAGCTCTTCCAGTCTTTGCCTCTCGAAGCTGGAGCTACACCAATCTGGTCAATTTGCCTTGTCGCCCCACGGCTACGTCCCATGTTTCCCTCCAAGGTCCAAAGTAATCGATGTATCAAACAATGCGTCATCCCTGGCGGTAAAGGATAGGATAGAACAACTGAGAACGAAGCGAAATTATGGTTACACAGAAGCTCGAGCCGCGGATGAATGTGATTGATGTGGTTATTGTGGCGTCCTCGCAAGCATACCTATGTGCGGAGTATTCCTGGGGAAGGAAGGATATTTCCCCGTAGTCGGAATCCTGCCGTCGATATGAACTCAGAGCATGTGAAGGAACTGTTGCATCATGACTATCACAAGCTCTCGTTCATGATCTAGACTACTCGATCAAAAGGCCCAATTTCTCAGGAGTGAAGGGCAGTCCGTACAGCCGAGTTGGCCTTTTGAGCCGATTCAGGGGTCATCGACAGTGGCCGCTCCGCTCTATCCAACTCCGTGACTATCTCGTTCGTTGACTATTGCTGCAAGCTCCTCACCACCCCAGTTATGGAGTGCATAGTGCATGCAGACTAGTACCTCGCTAACGACAACTAATCTCGAGCTTCAGCAGGGAGTGAGGGACAGCAAAGGCCGTATGATTCTCCATACTCCATACTCCGTAGATAGTCTCCTTGGGGTAGTCGATCAGCTCCCTCCAATCTCCATACCCGCGGACAAGACTTCTccaaaggaaaaggaaacgtAGGAAAAATGAGATTCCAGACAATACGCTTTATTTTCCCGGCTTGACAAAGGCCGACGAGCGCCGACGACCCATTATCCGCGCGTCGGATACACTCCGGGTCGTCTCCGGTAGTGAGGCCGTCAGCCACAGTCTATAGCCGGATATGTGGCGATATGGTTCGCCTTCTCGGACCAACAGCCCGCGAACAGGCTTTCTCGGCGACGTGTCAT
This region of Aspergillus puulaauensis MK2 DNA, chromosome 5, nearly complete sequence genomic DNA includes:
- a CDS encoding histone deacetylase complex subunit SAP30 Sin3-binding domain-containing protein (COG:S;~EggNog:ENOG410PSGI;~InterPro:IPR025718,IPR038291,IPR024145;~PFAM:PF13867;~go_function: GO:0005515 - protein binding [Evidence IEA]), encoding MAPPRQRNTAAQDDSRSEASSTTTKELKAATSKAKKAVNGIGTTSVSREVKASTNVTSAPATQGEQLDNLPRIPWPDMPLEFLHSYRHAYKLPCPSAHSTEYAHNLLSRGIGLRSPTAIAAQRAHDSNQMNGSSRSQHHNRSRPNGSGGSPPRNPPKKPSSLDGKGALNHIVGQDRVGKNQLATAVRKHFNSAGLVEQEAIARFLYKVREEGRGRHFRLKFQP